The following are encoded together in the Erwinia sp. E602 genome:
- the tssK gene encoding type VI secretion system baseplate subunit TssK: MERFSTQRIAWVEGMLMEPQHFQQQERFFEHRINQRVDALEPFHWGFSQIEINHSLLEQGKFALTRARGIFPDGTPFSLPDDAPLPLPLVVDENSRGKCICLAVMMDLPGVPLMDLNRQSEKSRFNTTDADIADSNLGVSSEGSPRTVTLELGRLNCRLLLQEEVSSAESSLAIAMIADRQRDGRVQLAEEILPPLLDVHASRWLVAATTELLGLITQRLENVSRADVPAAVGGLSELLELLLLQLLSEYQLRFSHLLESPQTHPEKLYQALLGLLGRLSIIPDGEKTWARSDLHYQHGAPHRCFFPLMQAIRRALSLIIEAPAVALNFSERGDNILVCQNDGQLRLEKVVFAVSSALPGDILRSYFPAQVKLGPVEKIVHLIDLQLPGARIMPMSTPPRHVPWYPNSVYFETDTADPLYREMMAGPAMALSIVGDFPELRIDSWGLRQGRIG, from the coding sequence ATGGAACGATTTTCTACACAACGTATCGCCTGGGTTGAAGGCATGCTGATGGAACCCCAGCATTTTCAGCAGCAGGAACGTTTCTTTGAGCACCGCATCAACCAGCGGGTGGACGCGCTGGAGCCCTTCCACTGGGGCTTCAGCCAGATTGAGATCAATCACTCGCTGCTGGAGCAGGGTAAATTCGCCCTGACCCGCGCGCGGGGTATTTTCCCGGACGGCACGCCGTTCAGCCTGCCGGACGATGCTCCCTTACCGCTGCCGCTGGTGGTGGATGAAAACAGCCGGGGCAAATGCATCTGCCTGGCGGTGATGATGGACCTGCCCGGCGTTCCGCTGATGGATCTTAACCGTCAGAGTGAAAAAAGCCGCTTTAACACCACGGACGCCGATATCGCCGACAGTAACCTCGGCGTCAGCAGCGAAGGCTCGCCGCGCACGGTCACGCTGGAGCTGGGGCGGCTGAACTGCCGGCTGCTGCTGCAGGAGGAGGTCAGCAGCGCCGAGTCGTCGCTGGCGATCGCGATGATAGCGGACCGACAGCGTGATGGCCGGGTACAGCTGGCCGAGGAGATACTGCCCCCTCTGCTGGATGTGCATGCCTCCCGCTGGCTGGTGGCGGCCACGACGGAGCTTCTTGGGCTGATTACCCAGCGGCTGGAAAATGTGTCCCGCGCCGACGTGCCCGCGGCGGTCGGGGGGCTGTCGGAACTGCTGGAACTGCTGCTGTTGCAGCTGCTCAGCGAATATCAACTGCGCTTCAGCCATCTGCTGGAAAGCCCGCAAACCCATCCGGAAAAACTTTACCAGGCGCTGCTTGGGCTGCTGGGCCGGCTGAGCATCATCCCCGACGGTGAGAAAACGTGGGCCCGCAGCGACCTTCATTATCAGCACGGTGCGCCACACCGCTGCTTCTTTCCGTTAATGCAGGCGATCAGGCGGGCGTTGTCACTGATAATCGAAGCGCCTGCCGTGGCCCTGAACTTCAGCGAGCGTGGCGACAATATCCTGGTGTGCCAGAACGACGGCCAGCTGAGGCTGGAAAAAGTGGTGTTTGCCGTCAGCTCCGCCTTACCGGGTGATATTCTGCGCAGCTATTTCCCGGCGCAGGTGAAACTGGGGCCGGTGGAAAAAATCGTTCACCTGATCGACCTGCAGCTGCCGGGCGCGCGCATTATGCCGATGTCAACGCCGCCGAGGCATGTGCCCTGGTACCCGAACAGCGTCTATTTCGAAACCGACACCGCAGACCCGCTCTACCGGGAGATGATGGCGGGGCCCGCGATGGCGCTGAGTATCGTCGGCGACTTCCCGGAGCTGCGTATTGACAGCTGGGGCCTGCGCCAGGGACGAATTGGATGA
- a CDS encoding DUF3540 domain-containing protein — translation MSDHATVSRFRKLSRRQPGGAPVAPTAPECIARLATLEADKTGLLYIAGYRHRVLKIAVSCLTQPEVGDRVRFIEEGDNLIVLDLLYCADAGRCLTLSSQQPRMKIYSQQLDIEARDALSLTSDRLSVVSRSCRWLADHLQQCVRYLQQRSVHAERRVEQCDTVLAKHLVQSAEQSYRLESKLAAINASAVLKIDGAQIHMG, via the coding sequence ATGTCTGATCACGCAACAGTATCACGCTTCAGAAAACTATCCCGCCGTCAGCCAGGGGGGGCGCCCGTTGCCCCCACTGCCCCCGAGTGTATTGCCAGGCTGGCGACGCTGGAGGCCGATAAAACCGGGCTGCTCTATATCGCGGGTTATCGTCATCGGGTGTTGAAAATTGCCGTCAGCTGCCTGACCCAGCCCGAGGTGGGCGATCGGGTCAGATTTATTGAAGAGGGTGACAATCTGATCGTTCTCGATCTTCTGTACTGCGCCGATGCCGGGCGCTGCCTGACGCTAAGCAGCCAGCAGCCCAGGATGAAAATTTACTCGCAGCAGCTGGATATTGAGGCGCGTGATGCGCTCAGCCTGACCAGTGACCGGCTCTCGGTGGTCTCACGCAGCTGCCGCTGGCTGGCGGATCACCTGCAGCAGTGCGTCCGTTACCTGCAACAGCGCTCGGTTCACGCCGAGCGGCGGGTGGAACAGTGCGACACCGTGCTGGCAAAACACCTTGTGCAGTCTGCTGAACAGAGCTACCGGCTGGAAAGCAAGCTTGCCGCCATCAATGCCAGCGCCGTGCTGAAGATCGACGGCGCTCAGATCCATATGGGGTGA
- a CDS encoding PAAR-like domain-containing protein translates to MTAANNNAGGLSFAGCDPMIPAPGPNIAPNATGVPNVANYFLMGSNQQNMATIRTTTVDSGSVVGTCSGTHSAQMQPMQGSGKYFLQGMPVTRLGDMSMTNNNNTVAAQIAPSQTKYFINA, encoded by the coding sequence ATGACCGCAGCCAACAACAACGCCGGCGGGCTGAGCTTCGCCGGCTGTGACCCGATGATCCCGGCACCCGGCCCCAATATCGCGCCAAACGCCACCGGCGTGCCTAACGTGGCGAACTACTTTCTGATGGGCAGCAACCAGCAGAATATGGCGACGATCCGCACCACCACCGTGGACAGCGGCAGCGTGGTGGGAACCTGCTCGGGCACCCACTCTGCGCAGATGCAGCCGATGCAGGGGTCAGGAAAGTATTTCCTGCAGGGGATGCCGGTGACGCGCCTCGGCGATATGAGCATGACCAACAACAACAACACCGTTGCTGCTCAGATCGCACCCAGCCAGACCAAATACTTTATCAACGCCTGA
- a CDS encoding pentapeptide repeat-containing protein, with protein sequence MTDNPQIPPQDPMCKPPDAALAGVPESPTVLSGQHFSPLNPPAGAWRNMHVTDCQFSGLSLQGWQLEGVRFERCQFTDVRVSGGSFDRCDLFQCRLNNVSLHQLEVSHLYSHQSRWENLQLTQSRLSHVTLQQDRGQLLCAEQCHTAHWTLIEVTLSQLRLLNGQAEDWNFSDCTLEHGHFQALALIRWVAASSRFAHCRFSLLPGRGPVWFKCQLEACVLRQQTLPGISFHQSRLTGCDLSASDFSGGIFSAACLTHCLLNDTGLQAVQGADLQLAQCQLRGARLTAAHLQRAALSHCTLATSDWTRADLRDACLDRPDAAELATARLYGSHLPEGEPARPDDPLLQAIDRWYAQFQPGPHAGLSFPSLPSGVSRYV encoded by the coding sequence ATGACGGATAACCCGCAGATACCGCCGCAGGACCCGATGTGCAAACCGCCGGACGCGGCGCTGGCCGGCGTGCCGGAGAGCCCGACCGTGCTCAGCGGGCAGCACTTCAGCCCGCTCAACCCGCCCGCCGGGGCGTGGCGCAATATGCACGTCACCGACTGCCAGTTTAGCGGGCTGAGCCTGCAGGGGTGGCAGCTGGAAGGGGTACGCTTTGAACGGTGCCAGTTCACTGACGTCAGGGTCAGCGGCGGATCCTTTGATCGCTGCGATCTCTTTCAGTGCCGGCTCAACAACGTCAGCCTGCATCAGCTGGAGGTCAGCCACCTCTACAGCCATCAGAGCCGGTGGGAAAACCTGCAGCTGACGCAAAGCCGGCTGAGCCACGTCACCCTGCAACAGGATCGCGGCCAGCTGCTGTGCGCGGAGCAGTGTCACACCGCCCACTGGACGCTGATTGAGGTCACGCTCAGCCAGCTGCGGCTGCTGAACGGCCAGGCGGAGGACTGGAATTTCAGCGACTGCACCCTTGAGCACGGGCACTTCCAGGCGCTGGCACTGATCCGCTGGGTGGCCGCCAGCAGCCGCTTTGCGCACTGCCGCTTCAGCCTGCTACCGGGGCGCGGGCCGGTGTGGTTCAAATGCCAGCTGGAGGCGTGCGTGCTGCGGCAGCAGACGCTGCCGGGCATCAGTTTCCACCAGAGCCGGTTAACCGGCTGTGACCTTTCCGCTAGTGATTTCAGCGGCGGGATCTTCAGCGCCGCCTGTCTGACGCACTGCCTGCTCAACGATACGGGGCTGCAGGCGGTGCAGGGGGCCGATCTGCAACTGGCGCAGTGCCAGCTGCGCGGGGCGCGGTTGACGGCAGCCCATCTGCAGCGGGCTGCGTTGAGCCATTGTACGCTGGCCACCAGTGACTGGACGCGGGCTGACCTGCGCGATGCCTGCCTGGACAGGCCCGACGCCGCTGAACTGGCGACGGCACGACTGTACGGCAGCCATCTGCCGGAAGGCGAACCCGCCAGGCCAGACGACCCGCTGCTGCAGGCCATCGATCGCTGGTATGCGCAGTTCCAACCGGGGCCGCACGCCGGCCTCTCATTTCCTTCTCTACCTTCAGGAGTCAGTCGTTATGTCTGA